The Psychrobacter arenosus region GTCCGCAGCGGACAACTGCTCAATCGTGGCGAGTTGCGTCACATGCTGTACGAAAGCTGTGGCAAATTGCGACTGCGCTTTAGGAACCTTGGCCGTGTCGCTCATAGTAGCGATGGCTGCTACTGCTGTTGCCCGTTGATCCAGCGCTATCTCACCGGCCATTGTTGCAGCATAAAATAAACTCGGTTGTAGGCTGCTCATGAGTAGCGCCCAACGCTGCGATAAGTTCAGCTGCATTTGTCCTGCGAAATATAGGGCAGTCTGTACAGTCTCGCGAACCTTGGCATCTTGCCAAGCCTCGTGTAGTGGCGCAAAGTTGGCTGCTAAGGCGCCAATCTCAAACAGCTGTTGCCAGTAGACCTGTGGCGAAGTCTGCATGGTAGCGCGGCTCGACTCCGTCCAAACCCGCTCAGCACTAAGATGATTGAGTTCACCGGCGCTGACCAGCTGTTGCATTAAGGCCAAGGTTTCTTCAGCAATAGTAAAGCCTAAGTCATAATAGCGGCCATAAAAACGCGCTACTCTTAACACTCGTAAAGGGTCTTCACTAAAAGCCGGAGAGATATGGCGCAACTGTTTAGACTCGATATCGGCTAGGCCCCCATAATAATCAATGACTTCGCCGGTAAGGGGAGTATCGTCAAATAAGCTGGTGACTTCCAATGCCATCGCATTAATCGTTAAGTCACGGCGTTGTAAATCCTCTTCTAAAGTAACGTCAGGGCTGGCATGAATGCTAAAGCCTTGATAGCCATGTCCAGACTTACGCTCGGTCCGCGCTAAAGCATACTCTTCTTTGGTTTCTGGATGCAAAAATACAGGAAAATCAGCGCCTACTTGTATAAAGCCAGCAGCTAGCATCTCTTCAGGGGTAGCACCGACCACCATAAAGTCTTTGTCTTTTAATGGTCTATTAATTAATTGATCCCGAACGGCACCGCCGACCAAATATATACGCATGGCAACTTCCTTAAATGACGCTAGTTATTAGAGTGTTGATTCTTTAAATTCAAGTTTAATTATATAAGGTTAGGGGGTGAAACCCACTTACTAAAAAACCCGCCACTCTAAGATAGAATGGTCGGGTTTTAGTATAACAGAGGCTTACGGCTAGTTTAGATAACCGTAAAGACTAATGGCACAGGCTAGCTTATTTAGCAGCGCCTTCCGCGATTAAGTCTTGAGCTTCGGTAACCGCTAGCGCAGTCATATTGACCACGCGGCGAGCTGTAGCGGATGGCGTCAAGATATGAACTGGCTTGTTCGCACCCAATAGGATAGGACCAATAGAAGCGCTGTTGGTCGCTGTTTTCAACAGGTTGAAAGCGATATTAGCGGCATCTAGCGTTGGCAAAATTAACAGATTGGCTGAGCCTTTTAGCGTGCTAGATGGCAAGTCTTCTAGACGTATGCGCTCGCTAAGGGCGGCATCACCATGCATCTCACCATCAAAGTCAAAGTCCACGTTCATATTTGACAACAGCTCGTGTACTTTACGCATCTTCACGGCACTGGCTTTGTCAGAAGTGCCAAAGTTAGAGTGCGAAACTAAGGCCACACGTGGGGTGATGCCAAAGCGGCGCAATTGTGAAGCAGCCAATACGGTCATCTCAGCCAATTGCTCAGCCGTTGGGTCTTCATGAATGTACGTGTCTGCGATGAAGATATTACGATCTTGCATCAAGACGGCGTTCATAGCATAAAAATCGTTGACGCCTTCTTTCTTACCAATGACGTTCTGCACGTATTTCAAGTGCAAGCTATAGTAGCTAAAGGTACCGCAGATCATGCCATCGGCATCGCCTTTTTCGACCAATAGTGAGCCGATAAGCGTGGTTTTACGGCGAACGTCACGACGCGCAAGCTCAATGCTGACGCCGCGGCGCTTATTGCGCTCGTAGTAGAACTGCCAGTAGTCTTTATAGCGAGGGTCATCGTCTTGATTGACGATATCGATATTTTGCCCATTGATTAGACGCAAGCCCAACGAGTTGATGTTGGCTTCAATGACCGCAGGACGACCCACTAAGATAGGATGCGCTAGCCCTTCATCGACCACAACCTGGACAGCCAATAGGACGTTTTGGTCTTCGCCTTCACAGAATACGATGCGCTTAGGATCTGCTTTCGCTTTGGCAAAGATAGGCTTCATGACGAATGCTGAGTTATAAACAAACTCAGACAGTTGCTGACGATAAGCTTTCATATCGTCGATAGGCAAAGTCGCAACGCCTGAGTCCATAGCGGCTTTGGCTACGGCAGAAGCGATTTCAATGATGAGGTTTGGCTCTAGAGGACCAGGGATTAGGTAGTCACGACCGAAGCTCTTCATGCTCTCTAAACTGCGGACGTTTTTGGTCGGTTGTTGCTCAACGTGGGCCATGGCGGCGATAGCTTTGACACAAGCCACTTTCATTTCTTCATTGACGGTCGTTGCGCCTACATCTAAAGCACCGCGGAAAATGTAAGGGAAACAAAGGGCGTTGTTCACTTGGTTAGGATAGTCTGAGCGACCCGTTGCCATGATGACGTCAGGACGGGCAGAGTGCGCTAGCTCAGGCATGATTTCAGGCGTAGGGTTGGCTAGGGCGAAGATGATCGGGTCGACCGCCATGCTCTTCACCATCTCAACGCTTAAAACGCCTGGCATAGATAGACCCAAGAACATATCAGCGCCGGCAATTACGTCTTCTAAAGAGGTCGCATCCGTATCACGAGCATACTGCTGTTTAGACTCGTCTAAGTTTTCACGATTGGTGGTGATAATACCGCGTGAGTCAGAGACAAAGATATTGGCAGGGTTGACGCCTAAAGCACAGATAAGGTTTAAGCAAGAGATAGCTGCGGCACCCGCACCTGAACAGACGACTTTAATCTCTTCGATTTTCTTACCGGTTAGCAGTAGGGCGTTTAACATTGCCGCCCCTACGATGATAGAAGTTCCGTGTTGATCATCATGGAATACTGGAATATTCATGCGCTCGCGCAATTCGCGCTCAATCTTAAAGCATTCTGGGGCTTTGATATCTTCTAAGTTAATCCCCCCAAAAGTTGGCTCTAAAGCGGCGACGGCTTCGATAAATTTGTCAGGGTCATTTTGCGCCAGTTCCAAATCGAAAACATCAATGCCTGCAAACTTCTTAAACAGAACTCCTTTACCTTCCATCACGGGCTTTGACGCCAAGGGACCGATGTTGCCTAAGCCTAATACCGCAGTACCGTTTGTGATAACGCCGACTAGGTTATTACGCGCTGTATATTTAGCGGCTAATTTAGGGTCTCTTTGAATTTCTAAACAAGGCACAGCAACCCCAGGCGAGTAGGCAAGCGCCAGATCACGCTGGTTGGCTAATTGCTTGGTAGGCGTGACTGAAATTTTACCTGGGCGTGGGTGCTCATGGTAATGGAGGGCGGCTTGCTCGAACTGTTCTTGATCCATTTCTTTAGTGTCCTTTAAGGCGGAGGGGGAGCTGTTGTCAGTCATAAGATAAGGTGAAGCGGTTGGTCGAGGGAGAATAAGCAATTAATACCTAAACCTTAGCCTAATCCAGTGCTATACCATAGAGGGTTTTACAGCAATCAGGCACAGGCTTATATAGCGATAATAGTTGCTCGCGGTAACACGGCTAACGGGCTAGATAGAGCCCATAAACCAAGGCCATTTTTGCAAAATAATAGCGCACATCACTTTAATATAAAGGGGTGGCGGTCACCTAAAAAGTGAGTAAGCATATAATGGTAACCGTATTCTAGCATCAATGATAATTCACTGACCAGTCACGCTTAAGTAAAAGCCCAATTTAAAAAATTTATGAGAAAGCTATTCTCTAAATCGCACTATCCTGTCTAGTCCTGCAATAGTTTTATCAAGTTAGCAGGTTACGCGCATCCCCATGTTAACAATAACAAAATACAGGGGAATTATTATTTTATTAACAAAACCTATGACGAGCAGCTAATAGGTAACATCGGCGCATCGGGTGCTGGGGGTTGGGTGTCTGCAGGCGTCGCAATGGGCTGCACTTGATAAGGGCTCGATAATAGCTGATAGAGACGATCCACTTCAGCAAAATCACCTGAGGTCGCTTGCTCAATAGCGGTCTGCGCCATCCCATTGCGTAAGATATAGACTGGGTTAGCCGTCGCCATGCTTTCTACGATTTCTGTTAATGAAGGAACAGGCGCTTCCGCAGTGCTAGCCGCCTTAATAGCGTTTAAATAACGCGTTTGCCACCCTTGCCATTCAGTAGTTGCCTCAGTACCGGCCGTATTAAGCTCAGCTAGCAGGATCTGTAATAATTGTTGCTCATGAGCATAACTATCAGACGCTGTTTGGTCGGCGAGTAATTCTTTATAGATTAGGCCAATTAACGCTCGGAAGCTGTTGGTATAGTCCAAATTATAGTCTTCCATCAAAGTGAGCCATTCAAAAGCCAATACCATGCTATCGCGAGAGAAGGGCAGGCCTAATTTACGACAGAGCCCTTGCTGATAACGGGTCATAAAAGCAGTCTCGTACGGCTCCAAGCAGTCGGCTAAGGTGCTGCGGTCAATATTGGGCAAACGCATAAAGTGCGGCAGCCACACATTCATATTCCAATGGCCAATAGCCGGTTGGTTTTGATAACTGTAACGCCCGGTATGGTCCGAGTGGTTATTAATCCAACTGGGGTTAAAGCGCTCCATAAACCCAAACGGACCAAAGTCTAAGGTGCTGCCTGTAATCGATAAATTATCCGTATTCATGACACCGTGGGCAAAACCAATTAACTGCCAATCCGCAATCATATGTGCAGTACGGGTCACTACCTGAGTTAAAAATTCCGCAACAGGATTAGCCGCTTGTCGGCACTCAGGATAATAAGTATCAATCATATAATCCGTAAATTCTGCTAGTAAATCGGGGGCAAAGCTCGCTATCCATTCGATATGGCCCAAACGGATGTGGCAATCTGCCACGCGCATTAATGCCGCGCCTTGCTCCATACGCTCACGTCGAACGGGAGTTTCTGATACCACAAATCCTAACGCATCAGACGAAGCAATACCGACATTATTTAACGCATGTCCGCATAGATATTCACGAATAGTACTACGCAGTACCGCCCGCCCATCGCCCATCCGCGAATAAGGGGTCAGACCGCTACCTTTTAAATGTAAGTCCTGCAGTTTGCCCGTATTATCGAGCACTTGCGCCATCAATAAGCCACGACCATCGCCCAATTGCCCAGCCCATTGACCGAATTGATGTCCCGCATAAGCCATAGATAAAGGCGAGAAATCTTCAGGGACATACTGGCCGCCCAGAATCTCTACCCAACGAGCCATCAAAGTCTCGTCCTTATCCCACTCAAGACGCGCAGCAACTGCTGAGTTAAAGTGACCGGCTTTAGGATTGTCCAGCGGGGTCGGCGGTTGGCGATGATAGAGGCGGGGATCCAGACGGACGTAGCTGTTTTGATAATTCATAAGAGGCATCGCTAGTAGAGGGGTAAAGAGTATAAAAAACAGAAAGTACCGAAAAAAGAAAATACTAAATAAAACTTAAAAAATTGCGGTTGTTAGGACAGGCGCTCAAGCAAACCATATGGGTAAATGCTACCTATTGGTGAGGTTAAATGTGGCTCTATCCTAAACCCTAAGCTGAGCTGTAAGCTCTAGTGTAGCCCATTTCTACTAACAGGTTAAGGAGATAGCGTATATTTATAGCGAGGGTATGTTGCTGATCGATTGCCTAATAAACTCGTAGAAGCGCTTATGATTTTAAGGCATAAAAAAACCCTCTATTCATAGAATAAAGGGCAGGAGAAAGCAGAAAATTAATAGGTTAGCAATCAGTAGCTTATAATCAGCTACTGTAGCTAATAGCAACTAAGCTGGACGGTAACCTACGCGGCGAAACGCTTGACGTAAGTTATCATTGTGCTTAAAGATTTTTTTCTCGATTTTACTATATTCACCTTTTAACACTTCATCAACTTCGTGTAGGCGGTCTGCAAACTCAGTCTTTTTCAATTCAATAGCTTTAGCTTTTAGCGCTTGCCATTCTTCGACAGTCTGGGTAAAGGCATCGTACTCAAACTTGATACGGTCTTTAAACTGATGCATTTTTTCGCCCATATCAGGATGACCGTTAGTCGCCTTCTCAATTTGTGCTTCGGCATTCTTAAATTGCATCTGCACTTCAGCATGCTTAATCGTCAAGTCGTCAACGGTACGTAAATCACTGGTTAGGCCTAGTTTTGATAACGCCAAGATGGTCCATTTGGTAGGATCATACTGCCACCATTTAACACCATTACGGTAGTCATATTGGAAGAAGTGATGGTAATTGTGATAACCCTCACCCCAAGTAAAGATGGCCAGTAAGAAGTTATCACGCGCCGTGTTGGTATCCGTGTAAGGACGGCTGCCATACATATGACATAGCGAGTTGATAAAGAAGGTAAAGTGATGCGTTAACACCAGACGTAATAGCCCGGCAAGCACCAAGGTGCCTTTGACATCGCCAACCAACCAACCTACTGCAGCTACCAAGCCCACGTTGGCTGCCAATACCCATAAACCATAGTATTTATGCTGAATTTGCAGCACTTTATCTTTGGTCAAATCCGGGATGTTTTTATAGTCGAATTTACCACTTGGGTACTCGCGTAACATCCAACCGATATGGCTGAACCAAAAACCGCGCTTGGCTGAATACGGATCATCCATCGGATCATCAACGTGACGGTGATGGGTACGGTGACCTGAACACCAATCAAAGGCAGAGCCTTGAACGGCTAAGGTTGCGCCTACTAAGAAAAAGTTACGCACTAACGGATGAGCCTTATAAGCACGATGCGCCATGAGACGGTGATAACCGGTAGTAATACTCATACCCGTCCAAACCATAAAGGCACCGAACACGCCCCAAACTGGCGCACTGACTTTATGCGTCATCAAATACCAAGGGGTGATAATGGCCGCCGCTAAAGGCGTGGCGATTAATACTGCCGCTGGAATCCAGTTGATAGGCGCATGTTTAAAGCCCCATTCTTTTACTTCTGATTCTGATGCTTCAGCTGGCAAAGTCGTCCCTGTTGGCAAAGCAGCCACGCTCTGCACAGAGTTCATACCAGTATTAGCAGTCGATAAGTCGTTAGAATTCTTTGATTTTACGGCTTGTGCGCCCGCAGCTCCAATCAAAGAGGATGAGGCGCGCATAGCAGCACGCAAGCTTTTTAGCGGTAATGTGGTCACAAGTTTCGCTAGCATAGAGCGTTCCTAAATTAGGTTACTTTAAGAGAGTATGTTAAGAGTAAATTGCGATAACGGTTATCAGTAAATGGATAAGTAATAAGCAGAAATTATACAACCGTACAATATAAATCAAGGGTGAATAAGAGGGGTTAAAGGGCAGTCAATGACGAAGCAATGGCCCTAAACATTAGGACAGTTAAAGCGAATAAGCCGCTGAGGTAATTAGTCTGCTTTATTCGCCTATATAATACGCTAAATAATAATAAAAGTGAACGGTCATACACTAAAAAATAGTTAAGCAATAATTACTACTTAGTTATTGCAGAATGTAGGATGTGTGTCTTAAAAAACTTTCAGTTAAAATATTAATATCAATTAAATCTTATGCTTACATAAATTTTAAAAAGGCAGCAGGGTAGTCGGTAATTAAAACATCTACGCCCAAGCCACTTAAATTAGCGGCGTCCACTCGCTCATTGACTGTCCAGGCACTAAT contains the following coding sequences:
- a CDS encoding protein adenylyltransferase SelO; this translates as MNYQNSYVRLDPRLYHRQPPTPLDNPKAGHFNSAVAARLEWDKDETLMARWVEILGGQYVPEDFSPLSMAYAGHQFGQWAGQLGDGRGLLMAQVLDNTGKLQDLHLKGSGLTPYSRMGDGRAVLRSTIREYLCGHALNNVGIASSDALGFVVSETPVRRERMEQGAALMRVADCHIRLGHIEWIASFAPDLLAEFTDYMIDTYYPECRQAANPVAEFLTQVVTRTAHMIADWQLIGFAHGVMNTDNLSITGSTLDFGPFGFMERFNPSWINNHSDHTGRYSYQNQPAIGHWNMNVWLPHFMRLPNIDRSTLADCLEPYETAFMTRYQQGLCRKLGLPFSRDSMVLAFEWLTLMEDYNLDYTNSFRALIGLIYKELLADQTASDSYAHEQQLLQILLAELNTAGTEATTEWQGWQTRYLNAIKAASTAEAPVPSLTEIVESMATANPVYILRNGMAQTAIEQATSGDFAEVDRLYQLLSSPYQVQPIATPADTQPPAPDAPMLPISCSS
- a CDS encoding NADP-dependent malic enzyme encodes the protein MDQEQFEQAALHYHEHPRPGKISVTPTKQLANQRDLALAYSPGVAVPCLEIQRDPKLAAKYTARNNLVGVITNGTAVLGLGNIGPLASKPVMEGKGVLFKKFAGIDVFDLELAQNDPDKFIEAVAALEPTFGGINLEDIKAPECFKIERELRERMNIPVFHDDQHGTSIIVGAAMLNALLLTGKKIEEIKVVCSGAGAAAISCLNLICALGVNPANIFVSDSRGIITTNRENLDESKQQYARDTDATSLEDVIAGADMFLGLSMPGVLSVEMVKSMAVDPIIFALANPTPEIMPELAHSARPDVIMATGRSDYPNQVNNALCFPYIFRGALDVGATTVNEEMKVACVKAIAAMAHVEQQPTKNVRSLESMKSFGRDYLIPGPLEPNLIIEIASAVAKAAMDSGVATLPIDDMKAYRQQLSEFVYNSAFVMKPIFAKAKADPKRIVFCEGEDQNVLLAVQVVVDEGLAHPILVGRPAVIEANINSLGLRLINGQNIDIVNQDDDPRYKDYWQFYYERNKRRGVSIELARRDVRRKTTLIGSLLVEKGDADGMICGTFSYYSLHLKYVQNVIGKKEGVNDFYAMNAVLMQDRNIFIADTYIHEDPTAEQLAEMTVLAASQLRRFGITPRVALVSHSNFGTSDKASAVKMRKVHELLSNMNVDFDFDGEMHGDAALSERIRLEDLPSSTLKGSANLLILPTLDAANIAFNLLKTATNSASIGPILLGANKPVHILTPSATARRVVNMTALAVTEAQDLIAEGAAK
- a CDS encoding tRNA nucleotidyltransferase; this translates as MRIYLVGGAVRDQLINRPLKDKDFMVVGATPEEMLAAGFIQVGADFPVFLHPETKEEYALARTERKSGHGYQGFSIHASPDVTLEEDLQRRDLTINAMALEVTSLFDDTPLTGEVIDYYGGLADIESKQLRHISPAFSEDPLRVLRVARFYGRYYDLGFTIAEETLALMQQLVSAGELNHLSAERVWTESSRATMQTSPQVYWQQLFEIGALAANFAPLHEAWQDAKVRETVQTALYFAGQMQLNLSQRWALLMSSLQPSLFYAATMAGEIALDQRATAVAAIATMSDTAKVPKAQSQFATAFVQHVTQLATIEQLSAADKLTLVQTSGAHKQPEKLAQLLVTQQVLALARQHREMMLALGSYHAVGMDAIAAELKGPAIGEALHQARTQHLAQVLASDGPHSA
- a CDS encoding fatty acid desaturase, with protein sequence MLAKLVTTLPLKSLRAAMRASSSLIGAAGAQAVKSKNSNDLSTANTGMNSVQSVAALPTGTTLPAEASESEVKEWGFKHAPINWIPAAVLIATPLAAAIITPWYLMTHKVSAPVWGVFGAFMVWTGMSITTGYHRLMAHRAYKAHPLVRNFFLVGATLAVQGSAFDWCSGHRTHHRHVDDPMDDPYSAKRGFWFSHIGWMLREYPSGKFDYKNIPDLTKDKVLQIQHKYYGLWVLAANVGLVAAVGWLVGDVKGTLVLAGLLRLVLTHHFTFFINSLCHMYGSRPYTDTNTARDNFLLAIFTWGEGYHNYHHFFQYDYRNGVKWWQYDPTKWTILALSKLGLTSDLRTVDDLTIKHAEVQMQFKNAEAQIEKATNGHPDMGEKMHQFKDRIKFEYDAFTQTVEEWQALKAKAIELKKTEFADRLHEVDEVLKGEYSKIEKKIFKHNDNLRQAFRRVGYRPA